The Streptomyces sp. NBC_01353 genome contains a region encoding:
- a CDS encoding DEAD/DEAH box helicase, whose product MAFNHLPAAMHDALGALSVTPVTHSMPMAKNHRPSRPAGDKGSRPSPGMILDRLSSGESRAARITHTEHLPAREGRHAVWPHRIRPEVIGAIQTAGIEHPWAHQAEAAEHALDGESVVISTGTASGKSLAYLAPVLSTLLDGSEAANGRGTTALYLAPTKALAADQRRAVRELAAPLGNRIRPAVYDGDTPVEEREWVRQYANYVLTNPDMLHRGILPSHPRWSSFLRSLRFVVIDECHTYRGVFGSHVAQVLRRLRRVCARYGADPVFLLASATSAQPALAAGRLTGLPVSEVSDDASPHGELVFALWEPPLTELHGEQGAPVRRTATAETADLLTDLTVQGVRSVAFVRSRRGAELISVIAQERLAEVDRSLARRVAAYRGGYLPEERRALERALHSGELLGLAATTALELGVDVSGLDAVVIAGYPGTRASLWQQAGRAGRSGEGALAILVARDDPLDTFLVHHPEALFQQPVESTVLDPDNPYVLAPHLCAAAAELPLTDADLALFGPAVPELLPQLEAAGLLRKRSTGWYWTRRERAADLTDIRGGGGSPVQIVEAATGRLLGTVDEAASHTAVHDGAVHLHQGRTYLVKTLDLKDSVALVEEASPPYSTTARDTTSISVLDTDIEIPWGAGRLCYGSVEVTNQVVSFLRRRLITGEVLGETKLDLPPRTLRTRAVWWTVTEDQLDAARINPEILGGALHAAEHASIGMLPLFATCDRWDIGGVSVPLHPDTLLPTVFVYDGHPGGAGFAERAFHTARAWLSATREAIASCECEAGCPSCIQSPKCGNGNDPLHKRGAVRLLTELLREAPEEPQEAPPGP is encoded by the coding sequence ATGGCATTCAATCACTTACCAGCAGCCATGCACGACGCCTTGGGAGCATTGTCCGTCACGCCAGTGACACACTCGATGCCGATGGCCAAGAATCACCGCCCCAGTCGACCAGCCGGGGACAAGGGCAGCCGCCCCTCTCCCGGCATGATCCTCGACCGGCTCTCCTCGGGCGAGAGCCGGGCCGCGCGCATCACTCATACGGAGCACTTGCCCGCCCGGGAGGGTCGCCATGCCGTCTGGCCTCATCGCATCCGGCCGGAAGTGATCGGCGCGATCCAGACGGCGGGCATCGAGCACCCCTGGGCCCACCAGGCAGAGGCCGCCGAGCACGCCCTGGACGGCGAATCCGTGGTGATCTCGACCGGCACCGCCTCGGGCAAGTCGCTGGCCTATCTCGCACCCGTCCTGTCCACGCTCCTGGACGGCTCCGAGGCCGCGAACGGCCGAGGCACCACCGCCCTGTACCTGGCGCCCACCAAGGCCCTCGCCGCAGACCAGCGCCGCGCCGTACGCGAGCTGGCCGCCCCGCTCGGCAACCGGATCCGGCCCGCCGTCTACGACGGCGACACGCCGGTCGAGGAGCGCGAGTGGGTCCGCCAGTACGCGAACTACGTGCTGACCAATCCCGACATGCTGCACCGGGGCATACTCCCGTCCCACCCCAGGTGGTCCTCCTTCCTGCGCTCCCTGCGCTTCGTCGTGATCGACGAGTGCCACACCTACCGGGGCGTCTTCGGCTCCCACGTCGCCCAGGTTCTGCGCCGGCTACGGCGTGTCTGCGCCCGGTACGGCGCGGATCCCGTCTTCCTCCTCGCCTCGGCCACCTCTGCCCAGCCCGCCCTGGCCGCCGGCCGACTGACCGGCCTGCCGGTCTCGGAGGTCTCCGACGACGCCTCCCCGCACGGCGAGCTGGTCTTCGCCCTCTGGGAGCCGCCGCTGACCGAGCTCCACGGCGAGCAGGGCGCCCCGGTGCGCCGCACGGCCACCGCCGAGACCGCCGACCTGCTGACCGACCTGACCGTCCAGGGCGTCCGCTCGGTCGCCTTCGTCCGCTCCCGGCGCGGCGCCGAGCTGATCTCGGTCATCGCCCAGGAACGCCTCGCCGAGGTCGACCGCTCCCTCGCCCGCCGGGTCGCCGCCTACCGTGGTGGCTACCTGCCCGAGGAGCGCCGCGCCCTGGAGCGCGCCCTGCACTCGGGCGAGCTGCTCGGGCTGGCCGCCACGACCGCCCTGGAGCTGGGCGTGGACGTCTCGGGCCTGGACGCCGTGGTGATCGCCGGCTACCCGGGCACGCGGGCCTCCCTGTGGCAGCAGGCGGGCCGCGCCGGCCGCTCCGGCGAGGGCGCCCTGGCAATCCTGGTGGCCCGCGACGACCCGCTGGACACCTTCCTGGTCCACCACCCCGAGGCCCTGTTCCAGCAGCCGGTCGAGTCGACGGTCCTGGACCCCGACAACCCGTACGTCCTCGCCCCCCATCTGTGCGCCGCCGCCGCGGAGCTCCCGCTGACCGACGCCGACCTGGCGCTCTTCGGCCCGGCCGTCCCCGAACTGCTGCCCCAGCTGGAGGCCGCCGGCCTCCTGCGCAAGCGCTCCACCGGCTGGTACTGGACCCGGCGTGAGCGGGCCGCCGACCTGACCGACATCCGTGGCGGGGGCGGCAGCCCCGTCCAGATCGTGGAGGCCGCCACCGGCCGTCTCCTCGGCACGGTCGACGAGGCCGCCTCCCACACCGCCGTCCACGACGGCGCCGTCCACCTCCATCAGGGCCGCACCTACCTGGTGAAGACCCTCGACCTGAAGGACTCCGTGGCCCTGGTCGAGGAGGCCAGTCCGCCGTACTCCACCACCGCCCGGGACACCACCTCCATCTCCGTCCTCGACACCGACATCGAGATCCCCTGGGGAGCCGGCCGCCTCTGCTACGGCTCCGTCGAGGTCACCAACCAGGTCGTCTCCTTCCTGCGCCGCCGTCTCATCACGGGCGAGGTCCTCGGCGAGACCAAGCTCGACCTGCCGCCCCGCACCCTGCGCACCCGGGCCGTGTGGTGGACGGTCACCGAGGACCAGCTGGACGCGGCCCGGATCAATCCGGAGATCCTCGGGGGCGCACTGCACGCCGCCGAGCACGCCTCGATCGGCATGCTGCCGCTCTTCGCCACCTGCGACCGCTGGGACATCGGCGGGGTCTCGGTCCCGCTCCACCCCGACACGCTGCTGCCCACCGTCTTCGTCTACGACGGCCATCCGGGTGGCGCCGGCTTCGCCGAGCGGGCCTTCCACACCGCCCGCGCGTGGCTTTCGGCCACGCGCGAGGCGATCGCCTCCTGCGAGTGCGAGGCCGGCTGCCCCTCCTGCATCCAGTCGCCCAAGTGCGGCAACGGCAACGACCCGCTCCACAAGCGCGGCGCCGTGCGCCTCCTCACGGAACTGCTGCGGGAAGCCCCGGAAGAGCCTCAGGAGGCCCCGCCCGGGCCCTGA
- a CDS encoding type II secretion system F family protein — MVTAVAGLIVWAAWTVADRRRQRRTRKRIADLLDAEFERRGRRAIGLPPWLRGLVGPLLAAVVGWVLIGGPAGLLAGGATGWGVRRFRVRRAPATADDGAAVRQLPLAADLLAACASAGAGPGEAAEAVGRSLGGPIGERLTRTAAELRLGGEPADVWRRFGAIPGAEGLARCLERAGSSGAPAAEAVSKHAADLRAERARKAAARAQRAQVLITAPVGLCFLPAFLAVGVAPVVIGLAGGLLRH; from the coding sequence ATGGTGACCGCAGTGGCCGGCCTGATCGTCTGGGCCGCCTGGACCGTGGCCGACCGGCGGCGTCAACGGCGCACGCGGAAGCGGATCGCGGACTTGCTGGACGCCGAGTTCGAGCGGCGAGGACGGCGCGCGATCGGGCTTCCGCCCTGGCTGCGCGGCTTGGTGGGGCCGCTCCTGGCGGCGGTCGTCGGCTGGGTGCTGATCGGTGGCCCGGCAGGCCTCCTGGCGGGCGGCGCTACCGGCTGGGGAGTACGACGCTTCCGTGTCCGTCGCGCCCCGGCGACGGCCGACGACGGGGCGGCCGTGCGGCAGCTCCCGCTCGCGGCCGATCTGTTGGCGGCCTGCGCGTCGGCCGGAGCGGGGCCCGGCGAGGCGGCGGAGGCGGTGGGCCGGTCGCTGGGCGGACCGATCGGCGAGCGGCTGACCCGGACGGCGGCGGAGCTCCGCCTGGGCGGCGAACCGGCCGACGTGTGGCGGAGGTTCGGCGCGATACCCGGCGCCGAGGGCCTCGCCCGTTGCCTGGAACGGGCCGGCTCCTCCGGGGCGCCCGCCGCGGAGGCCGTCTCGAAACACGCGGCCGACCTGCGGGCGGAGCGCGCACGGAAGGCGGCGGCCCGGGCGCAGCGTGCGCAGGTGCTGATCACCGCGCCGGTGGGGCTCTGCTTCCTGCCCGCCTTCCTGGCGGTGGGGGTGGCTCCGGTGGTGATCGGCCTCGCCGGCGGCCTGCTGCGGCACTGA
- a CDS encoding TadE family type IV pilus minor pilin produces the protein MRRSEDRGAVTVEAAMALPALVVFTMALVWALAAAAAQIQCVDAARAGARAVARSEPVAGAEAAARAAAPEGARVGVTRSGELWRVTVEVPAPGPGGMGLTLRAGAAALAEDTVGVTAP, from the coding sequence ATGCGCCGTTCTGAGGACCGGGGCGCGGTGACCGTGGAGGCGGCGATGGCCCTGCCGGCGCTGGTGGTGTTCACCATGGCCCTGGTCTGGGCGCTCGCCGCGGCGGCGGCGCAGATCCAGTGCGTGGACGCGGCGCGGGCCGGGGCGCGGGCGGTGGCCCGGTCGGAGCCGGTGGCCGGTGCCGAGGCGGCCGCCCGGGCGGCCGCGCCCGAGGGGGCCAGGGTCGGCGTCACCCGTTCGGGCGAGCTGTGGCGGGTGACGGTGGAGGTACCGGCCCCGGGCCCCGGCGGGATGGGGCTCACCCTGCGCGCCGGGGCGGCAGCGCTCGCCGAGGACACGGTGGGGGTGACGGCGCCATGA
- a CDS encoding TadA family conjugal transfer-associated ATPase: MSTGAPMGGAGGGAGLLEAVRQRLAESGAEPTPARVAAALRAQGRLLGDAEVLGAAEALRCELVGTGPLEPLLADPAVTDVLVSAPDRVWVDRGAGLELTEVRFADAPSVRRLAQRLAAVAGRRLDDARPWVDARLPDGTRMHAVLPPVAVGSTCLSLRVVRPRAFSVGELTAAGTVPPGGERILRALIEARVSYLISGGTGSGKTTLLSTLLGLVGERERIVLAEDSAELRPDHPHVVRLEARPANQEGAGLVTLRDLVRQALRMRPDRLVVGEVRGGEAVDLLAALNTGHEGGSGTLHANTAADVPARLEALGTAAGLDRAALHSQLGAGLSAVLHLVRDRAGRRRIAEIHVLERDREGLVVTVPALRWGAAGFERDRGWGRLRSLIGGEW; this comes from the coding sequence ATGAGCACCGGGGCGCCCATGGGCGGTGCGGGTGGCGGTGCGGGGCTTCTGGAGGCCGTGCGGCAGCGGCTCGCGGAGAGCGGCGCCGAGCCGACGCCCGCACGGGTCGCGGCTGCGCTGCGGGCCCAGGGGCGGCTGCTCGGAGACGCGGAAGTTCTGGGTGCGGCCGAGGCCTTGCGGTGCGAACTGGTCGGCACAGGCCCGCTGGAACCGTTGCTCGCCGATCCCGCCGTCACCGATGTGCTCGTCTCCGCACCCGACCGGGTCTGGGTCGACCGGGGCGCCGGTCTCGAACTCACCGAGGTCCGCTTCGCGGACGCGCCGTCCGTACGCCGCCTGGCGCAGCGGCTCGCGGCGGTGGCCGGCAGGCGCCTGGACGACGCCCGGCCCTGGGTGGATGCCCGTCTGCCCGACGGGACCCGGATGCACGCCGTGCTCCCGCCGGTGGCGGTCGGCTCGACCTGTCTGTCGCTGCGGGTGGTGCGGCCGCGGGCCTTCTCCGTGGGGGAGTTGACCGCGGCGGGCACGGTCCCGCCGGGCGGGGAGCGGATCCTGCGGGCGCTGATCGAGGCCCGGGTCTCCTATCTGATCTCCGGCGGTACGGGTTCGGGAAAGACGACGCTCCTGTCCACGCTGCTCGGTCTGGTCGGTGAGCGGGAGCGGATCGTCCTGGCCGAGGACTCGGCCGAACTGCGGCCCGACCATCCGCATGTGGTCCGCCTGGAGGCGCGCCCGGCGAACCAGGAGGGCGCTGGTCTGGTGACCCTGCGGGACCTGGTCCGGCAGGCGCTGCGGATGCGGCCCGACCGGCTGGTGGTCGGCGAGGTCCGGGGCGGGGAGGCGGTCGATCTGCTGGCCGCCCTCAACACGGGCCATGAAGGCGGCTCGGGAACGCTGCACGCCAACACGGCGGCCGACGTGCCTGCCCGCCTCGAAGCCCTCGGGACGGCCGCAGGCCTCGACCGGGCGGCGCTGCACAGCCAGTTGGGCGCGGGACTCTCGGCGGTGCTGCATCTCGTACGGGACCGGGCGGGGCGACGGCGGATCGCTGAGATCCATGTCCTCGAGAGGGACCGGGAGGGGCTTGTGGTGACCGTGCCCGCGCTGCGTTGGGGAGCGGCCGGGTTCGAGCGGGATCGGGGCTGGGGGCGGCTGCGGTCGCTGATCGGGGGCGAGTGGTGA
- a CDS encoding type II secretion system F family protein — translation MSGEQWALAQGAAALCAGAAIWRLAERERGLRRSRVVLAGGGALGALGALGASGRGFASFRAVGERWWAVVRARRAWLCLPVAAVLALIGESPLPLVAGALAVPLVGRTLRAAALRKEREARSDAVVALCGVVAGELRAGRQPPQALLFAVGATKSLGPAEEAEVLAAARFGGDVAGALRRAARQDGGDGLAGLAACWQVAVDGGAGLAAGLDRLEAALREHRDQRERLRAQLAGAWATVTVLAVLPAVGLVLGTALGARPLHVLLHTPVGFGCLTVGGALEAAGLWWAARIVRGGERA, via the coding sequence GTGAGTGGGGAGCAGTGGGCGCTGGCGCAGGGCGCGGCGGCGCTGTGCGCCGGGGCGGCGATCTGGCGGCTGGCCGAGCGGGAGAGAGGGTTGCGCAGGTCGCGGGTGGTGCTGGCGGGAGGGGGCGCTCTGGGGGCGCTCGGGGCCCTGGGGGCTTCGGGACGTGGGTTCGCATCGTTTCGGGCGGTGGGCGAGCGGTGGTGGGCCGTGGTGCGGGCGCGGCGGGCCTGGTTGTGTCTGCCCGTGGCCGCGGTCCTTGCGCTCATCGGGGAGTCACCGCTGCCGTTGGTTGCCGGGGCGCTCGCGGTGCCGCTGGTGGGGCGCACGCTGCGTGCGGCGGCGCTCCGCAAGGAGCGGGAGGCGCGGTCCGACGCGGTCGTGGCGCTGTGCGGCGTGGTCGCGGGTGAGCTGAGAGCCGGCCGACAGCCCCCGCAGGCGCTGCTCTTCGCGGTCGGGGCGACCAAGTCGCTCGGGCCGGCGGAGGAGGCGGAGGTCCTCGCGGCCGCCCGGTTCGGTGGGGACGTGGCGGGGGCGCTGCGACGGGCGGCGCGTCAGGACGGTGGAGACGGTCTGGCAGGCCTGGCGGCCTGCTGGCAGGTCGCGGTGGACGGCGGCGCGGGGCTGGCCGCGGGACTCGACCGACTGGAGGCCGCGCTCAGGGAGCACCGGGACCAGCGGGAGCGCCTGAGGGCCCAACTGGCCGGGGCCTGGGCGACGGTGACCGTCCTCGCGGTGCTCCCGGCGGTGGGGCTCGTGCTCGGTACAGCACTGGGCGCGCGGCCGCTGCACGTGCTGCTGCACACGCCGGTGGGGTTCGGGTGTCTGACCGTCGGCGGCGCCCTGGAGGCGGCCGGTCTGTGGTGGGCGGCGCGGATCGTGAGAGGCGGGGAGCGGGCGTGA
- a CDS encoding Rv3654c family TadE-like protein codes for MATVWTAFAACVLCVVFGAVLALGQAVAARHRAGGAADLAALAAADRALWGEEAACAAATRVAGAQGAAVLRCSLRGDIADVTAAVRLGPYAPTVRARAGPPEALPGLPAAVP; via the coding sequence ATGGCGACGGTGTGGACCGCGTTCGCGGCCTGCGTCCTGTGTGTGGTGTTCGGGGCGGTGCTCGCGCTGGGGCAGGCGGTCGCGGCCCGGCATCGCGCGGGCGGGGCCGCGGACCTCGCGGCGCTCGCCGCGGCCGACCGGGCTCTGTGGGGCGAGGAGGCCGCCTGCGCGGCGGCGACCCGGGTGGCCGGTGCGCAGGGCGCGGCGGTGCTGCGGTGCTCCCTGCGGGGCGACATCGCGGACGTGACCGCGGCGGTGCGCCTGGGGCCGTATGCGCCGACGGTCAGGGCCCGGGCGGGGCCTCCTGAGGCTCTTCCGGGGCTTCCCGCAGCAGTTCCGTGA
- a CDS encoding ATP-binding protein yields MATVELRFSAQPEHVRTARLVAAAVARRAGVDEAVLDEVRLAVGEACSRAVGLHRSNDVTTPVRVVLTEEEKTFSIEVGDEVPGAGVAAADAAGVPGARDEAPAEEFDDADGEDEMGLAVIRGLVDDVEVRAGEEGGVIRMSWPTTPAVALP; encoded by the coding sequence ATGGCCACCGTTGAACTCCGCTTCAGCGCCCAACCCGAGCATGTCCGCACGGCCCGCCTCGTGGCGGCCGCGGTGGCGCGCCGGGCCGGGGTCGACGAGGCGGTCCTCGACGAGGTCAGACTCGCCGTCGGCGAGGCGTGTTCCCGCGCCGTGGGGCTGCACCGCAGCAACGACGTCACCACCCCCGTCCGGGTCGTGCTGACCGAGGAGGAGAAGACGTTCTCCATCGAGGTCGGGGACGAGGTCCCGGGCGCGGGCGTGGCGGCGGCCGATGCCGCCGGTGTGCCCGGTGCGCGGGACGAGGCTCCGGCCGAGGAGTTCGACGACGCGGACGGTGAGGACGAGATGGGTCTCGCGGTGATCCGCGGGCTCGTCGACGACGTCGAGGTCCGAGCCGGCGAGGAGGGCGGGGTCATCAGGATGAGCTGGCCGACCACGCCTGCGGTCGCGCTCCCCTGA
- a CDS encoding DUF4244 domain-containing protein: protein MGVGMKRISAWWRARWAARSDAGMTTSEYAMGTIAAAAFATVLYKIVTSGGVSGALESVIGKALDAPF from the coding sequence ATGGGGGTTGGCATGAAGAGGATCAGCGCGTGGTGGCGGGCCCGATGGGCGGCTCGGAGCGATGCGGGGATGACCACGTCCGAGTACGCGATGGGGACGATCGCGGCCGCGGCCTTCGCGACCGTGCTGTACAAGATCGTGACCAGTGGCGGGGTCTCAGGGGCGCTGGAGTCCGTGATCGGGAAGGCGCTCGATGCGCCGTTCTGA
- a CDS encoding STAS domain-containing protein: MDLSLSTRNVSGPSGDRTVVEVGGEIDVYTAPKLREQLVELVNDGSYHLVVDMEGVDFLDSTGLGVLVGGLKRVRAHEGSLRLVCNQERILKIFRITGLTKVFPIHTTVDEAVNATD; encoded by the coding sequence GTGGACCTGTCCCTGTCGACTCGCAATGTGTCCGGCCCGAGTGGCGACCGTACGGTCGTCGAGGTCGGTGGCGAGATTGATGTGTATACCGCGCCCAAGCTGCGCGAGCAGTTGGTCGAGTTGGTGAACGACGGCAGCTACCACCTGGTTGTCGACATGGAGGGCGTGGACTTCCTCGACTCGACCGGCCTCGGCGTGCTGGTGGGCGGCCTGAAGCGCGTCCGCGCGCACGAGGGCTCGTTGCGCCTGGTCTGCAACCAGGAGCGCATTCTGAAGATCTTCCGGATCACCGGTCTGACCAAGGTGTTCCCCATTCACACCACGGTCGACGAGGCCGTCAACGCCACCGACTGA
- a CDS encoding sodium-translocating pyrophosphatase, which produces MAGLFNTELTGHPTSLAAAVLTDENRTIVIVIAVVALAALFVAQVLTRQVLAAGEGTDAMKKIAGAVQEGANAYLARQLRTLAIFAAVVFFLLLLLPADNWSQRAGRSLFFLVGALFSAATGYIGMRLAVRANVRVAAAAREATPEPGEPEKDLTTVSHKAMKIAFRTGGVVGMTTVGLGLLGAACVVLVYAADAPKVLEGFGLGAALIAMFMRVGGGIFTKAADVGADLVGKVEQGIPEDDPRNAATIADNVGDNVGDCAGMAADLFESYAVTLVAALILGKAAFGDLGLAFPLIVPAIGVVTAMIGIFAVAPRRADRSGMSAINRGFFISAVISLALVTIAVFVYLPSSYADLKGVTEPGIQNHAGDPRILALVAVAIGIVLAALIQQLTGYFTETTRRPVKDIGKSSLTGAATVVLAGISIGLESAVYTAMLIGLAVYGAFLLGGASIVLALFAVALAGTGLLTTVGVIVAMDTFGPVSDNAQGIAEMSGDVQGAGAQVLTDLDAVGNTTKAITKGIAIATAVLAAAALFGSYRDAIATAVGEVGAKVTETNLSMDISQPNNLFGLILGAAVVFLFSGLAINAVSRSAGAVVYEVRRQFREHPGIMNYTEKPEYGRVVDICTKDALRELATPGLLAVLAPIAVGFSLGVGALGAYLAGAIGTGALMAVFLANSGGAWDNAKKLVEDGHHGGKGSEAHAATVIGDTVGDPFKDTAGPAINPLLKVMNLVALLIAPAVVQFSYGDDSSAGLRALIAILAIVVIVGAVYVSKRRSVAVGDEAGDEDNAAHRTAASPDAPVIS; this is translated from the coding sequence ATGGCGGGGCTCTTCAACACAGAACTGACCGGACACCCCACTTCTCTCGCCGCGGCGGTACTCACCGACGAGAACCGAACCATCGTGATCGTCATCGCGGTCGTCGCGCTGGCCGCGCTCTTCGTCGCCCAGGTGCTGACGCGCCAGGTGCTCGCGGCCGGTGAGGGCACCGATGCGATGAAGAAGATCGCCGGCGCCGTACAGGAGGGCGCGAACGCATATCTCGCACGGCAGTTGCGGACCCTCGCGATCTTTGCCGCCGTCGTGTTCTTCCTGCTGTTGCTGCTTCCCGCAGACAACTGGTCGCAGCGCGCCGGGCGTTCCCTCTTCTTCCTGGTGGGTGCGCTTTTCTCGGCGGCCACCGGGTACATCGGCATGAGGCTCGCCGTACGGGCGAATGTGCGAGTGGCCGCGGCCGCCCGCGAGGCGACCCCGGAACCGGGCGAACCGGAAAAGGATCTGACGACCGTCTCGCACAAGGCGATGAAGATCGCTTTCCGTACGGGCGGAGTGGTCGGCATGACCACCGTGGGCCTCGGCCTGCTCGGTGCCGCCTGTGTCGTCCTCGTCTACGCGGCCGACGCGCCCAAGGTCCTGGAGGGCTTCGGCCTGGGCGCCGCGCTCATCGCGATGTTCATGCGAGTCGGCGGCGGCATCTTCACCAAGGCCGCGGACGTCGGCGCCGACCTCGTCGGCAAGGTCGAGCAGGGCATCCCCGAGGACGACCCGCGCAACGCCGCCACCATCGCCGACAACGTGGGCGACAACGTCGGTGACTGCGCGGGCATGGCCGCCGACCTCTTCGAGTCGTACGCCGTCACGCTCGTCGCCGCACTCATCCTCGGCAAGGCGGCCTTCGGCGACCTCGGTCTCGCCTTTCCGCTGATCGTCCCGGCGATCGGCGTGGTCACCGCGATGATCGGCATCTTCGCGGTCGCCCCGCGGCGCGCCGACCGCAGCGGAATGAGCGCCATCAACCGAGGCTTCTTCATCTCCGCGGTGATCTCGCTCGCCCTGGTCACCATCGCCGTCTTCGTCTACCTGCCCTCCTCCTACGCCGACCTCAAGGGCGTCACGGAGCCCGGCATCCAGAACCATGCCGGAGACCCGCGGATCCTCGCCCTGGTCGCCGTCGCCATCGGCATCGTCCTGGCCGCGCTGATCCAGCAGCTCACCGGCTACTTCACCGAGACGACCCGGCGCCCGGTCAAGGACATCGGCAAGTCCTCGCTCACCGGCGCCGCCACCGTCGTTCTCGCCGGCATCTCCATCGGCCTGGAGTCCGCCGTCTACACCGCCATGCTGATCGGCCTCGCCGTCTACGGGGCGTTCCTGCTGGGCGGCGCCTCCATCGTGCTGGCCCTGTTCGCGGTCGCTCTGGCCGGCACCGGCCTGCTCACCACCGTCGGCGTGATCGTCGCCATGGACACCTTCGGCCCGGTCTCCGACAACGCCCAGGGCATCGCCGAGATGTCCGGCGACGTCCAGGGCGCGGGCGCGCAGGTCCTCACCGACCTCGACGCCGTCGGCAACACCACCAAGGCCATCACCAAGGGCATCGCCATCGCGACCGCCGTCCTGGCGGCGGCGGCGCTGTTCGGCTCGTACCGCGACGCGATCGCCACGGCGGTCGGCGAAGTCGGGGCCAAGGTCACCGAGACGAATCTCTCGATGGACATCTCCCAGCCCAACAACCTCTTCGGGCTGATCCTCGGAGCCGCGGTCGTCTTCCTCTTCTCGGGGCTCGCGATCAACGCGGTGTCGCGCTCGGCCGGCGCGGTGGTCTACGAGGTACGGCGGCAGTTCCGCGAGCACCCCGGGATCATGAACTACACCGAGAAGCCCGAGTACGGGCGCGTGGTCGACATCTGCACCAAGGACGCGCTGCGCGAACTCGCCACGCCCGGACTGCTCGCCGTGCTGGCGCCGATCGCGGTCGGCTTCTCACTCGGCGTGGGCGCGCTCGGCGCGTACCTCGCCGGAGCGATCGGCACGGGTGCGCTGATGGCGGTCTTCCTCGCCAACTCCGGCGGGGCGTGGGACAACGCCAAGAAGCTCGTCGAGGACGGTCACCACGGCGGCAAGGGCAGCGAAGCCCATGCCGCGACCGTCATCGGCGACACCGTCGGCGACCCGTTCAAGGACACCGCGGGACCGGCCATCAACCCGCTGCTGAAGGTGATGAACCTCGTGGCGCTGCTGATCGCGCCCGCCGTGGTGCAGTTCAGCTACGGCGACGACTCGAGTGCCGGACTGCGGGCGCTGATCGCCATCCTCGCGATCGTCGTCATCGTGGGCGCTGTCTACGTCTCCAAGCGGCGTTCGGTGGCCGTCGGCGACGAAGCGGGTGACGAAGACAACGCCGCGCATCGCACGGCGGCCTCGCCGGACGCGCCGGTGATTTCGTAA
- a CDS encoding small secreted protein, with amino-acid sequence MNKKLAAALSGGAVLVLALSGCSDDGDKVDDWAKTVCDQAKPQIQKRADAQQLIISTAADGKPADIQAADSKAFQDIADADRALAKSIEAAGAPPVDNGEKLQQDAVKELNATAVAYEGLKKQVDGLDPNNQQKFADGLQGVADGLKKIEKMDQDALAKLQSGELGTAMAKQPGCQKATPSPASGGSASPDAGSTPSEKASTKPSAKPSGSASKKAE; translated from the coding sequence GTGAACAAGAAACTTGCGGCCGCGCTGTCCGGCGGCGCGGTACTGGTGCTCGCGCTGTCCGGTTGCAGCGACGACGGCGACAAGGTCGACGACTGGGCCAAGACGGTCTGCGACCAGGCGAAGCCCCAGATCCAGAAGCGGGCCGACGCACAGCAGCTCATCATCTCGACGGCGGCGGACGGAAAGCCGGCCGACATCCAGGCCGCCGACTCGAAGGCCTTCCAGGACATCGCCGACGCGGACCGGGCGCTCGCCAAGTCCATCGAGGCCGCCGGTGCGCCGCCCGTGGACAACGGGGAGAAGCTCCAGCAGGACGCGGTCAAGGAGCTCAACGCCACGGCGGTGGCGTACGAGGGGCTGAAGAAGCAGGTCGACGGGCTCGACCCGAACAACCAGCAGAAGTTCGCGGACGGTCTGCAGGGTGTCGCCGACGGCCTGAAGAAGATCGAGAAGATGGACCAGGACGCGCTGGCCAAGCTGCAGTCCGGTGAGCTGGGCACGGCGATGGCGAAGCAGCCGGGCTGCCAGAAGGCGACGCCTTCGCCGGCGTCGGGCGGCTCGGCCTCTCCTGACGCGGGCTCCACGCCTTCGGAGAAGGCGTCCACCAAGCCTTCGGCGAAGCCGTCGGGATCCGCGAGCAAGAAGGCGGAGTAG